One window of the Camarhynchus parvulus chromosome 2, STF_HiC, whole genome shotgun sequence genome contains the following:
- the HIGD1A gene encoding HIG1 domain family member 1A, mitochondrial, translating to MSPSQESIYPDYETETSQTSKLIKKFKETPFVPIGMAGFTAVVAYGLYKLKHRGDMKLSLHLIHMRVAAQGFAVGALTCGVLYSMFKEYVVKPKE from the exons ATGTCACCCAGCCAGGAATCCATTTACCCTGACTATGAGACAGAGACCAGCCAGACCTCGAAGCTGATAAAAAAGTTTAAGGAGACGCCGTTTGTGCCCATTG GGATGGCTGGCTTCACTGCCGTGGTGGCCTACGGGCTGTACAAGCTGAAGCACAGAGGTGACATGAAACTGTCCCTTCACCTGATCCACATGCGTGTGGCAGCCCAGGGCTTCGCCGTGGGAGCCCTGACGTGTG GGGTGCTGTATTCCATGTTCAAGGAGTATGTGGTGAAGCCCAAGGAATAG